In Pseudomonas fluorescens NCIMB 11764, a single window of DNA contains:
- a CDS encoding 1-aminocyclopropane-1-carboxylate deaminase/D-cysteine desulfhydrase, whose product MFLPPSDWLPQAPLEPLRLDWLSRSSIELAILRLDQIDPLISGNKWFKLIEHLKAADLAGAEGIISLGGAHSNHLHALAAAGKRFGFKTVGLLRGHPQETPTVKDLQAFGMQLHWLGYGGYRARHEAGFWEPWRAQYPDLLPVPEGGGGLPGAKGCMRLKVMASEQLNSLGWSGYDGWWLACGTGTTLAGLVLAEAGEHPVYGALAVPDDHGVAQQVESIVQEAGLRDPVCELFDASRGGFAKVDPLLLDFIAQTEQASGIPLEPLYTGKALLALKQHVEAGRFAKGTRLIFVHTGGLQGRRGLQ is encoded by the coding sequence CTTCGTCTTGATTGGCTAAGCCGATCGAGCATCGAACTCGCCATCCTGCGCCTCGACCAGATCGACCCTCTGATCAGCGGCAACAAGTGGTTCAAGCTCATCGAACACCTCAAAGCCGCCGACCTCGCCGGTGCCGAAGGCATCATCAGCCTGGGCGGTGCTCATTCCAATCATCTGCATGCACTGGCGGCTGCCGGCAAACGCTTCGGGTTCAAAACGGTGGGTTTGCTGCGCGGTCATCCGCAAGAAACCCCTACGGTCAAAGACTTGCAAGCATTCGGCATGCAGTTGCACTGGCTCGGTTATGGTGGTTATCGCGCGCGGCACGAGGCGGGTTTCTGGGAACCCTGGCGGGCGCAATATCCCGATCTGCTTCCGGTGCCCGAAGGTGGCGGAGGATTGCCCGGCGCAAAGGGCTGCATGCGGCTGAAGGTGATGGCCAGTGAGCAACTGAACAGTCTGGGCTGGAGCGGCTACGACGGTTGGTGGCTCGCCTGTGGAACCGGCACCACGCTGGCCGGCCTGGTGCTGGCCGAAGCGGGGGAGCATCCGGTTTACGGCGCGCTTGCTGTGCCCGACGACCATGGTGTGGCGCAGCAGGTCGAATCGATTGTGCAAGAAGCAGGCTTGCGCGACCCGGTGTGTGAACTGTTTGACGCCAGTCGCGGCGGCTTCGCCAAAGTCGATCCGTTGTTACTGGACTTCATCGCGCAGACCGAACAGGCCAGCGGCATTCCCCTCGAGCCGCTGTATACGGGCAAAGCGCTGTTGGCGCTCAAACAGCACGTCGAGGCGGGTCGATTTGCCAAGGGCACTCGCCTGATCTTTGTCCACACCGGCGGCTTGCAGGGCCGCCGCGGGCTTCAATAA